The Panthera leo isolate Ple1 chromosome A3, P.leo_Ple1_pat1.1, whole genome shotgun sequence genome contains the following window.
gatgggggagTTGAGACCCTGAGATGGGAAACCATGTGCCCAAGTCCTCTAAGCTGAGTTAGAACTAGCACAGACTCTGAAGTCAGAGCTCTGTCGCCTCACGTAGGTCCTAATGGTGGTGGAGTTGTCTTGGTATGTTCACCTGGTTAtgactcccccccgcccccagccccaggctcctgCACTTTGCCTTCTGACCTTGACCCTCTGTTCCCAGCTTCACCTGGCTTTGCAGCCAGGCCCACACTAGCATGGTGCTGCAGCTGAGGGGCCGCATCGTGGAAGACTTTGACCGGGAGTTCCGCTGTCTGTATGCCGAGTCTCGGCCTGTGGAGGGCTTCTGCGGTGGTGAGGGTCCCGTATCTCCCAGGGCACTGTGTCCTCCCACAGTGGCCCTGGGCTTCCGGCCCAGTGTGTTGAGCCCTGCATCCTCCTCACCCTCCAGCACCAGCCTTAGCAGCATCAAACGCTCACCTCTAATGGACCACTCCTCTTACCTCAGTCCACCAGGAGGCGGTGGCTGCAGTGACACGGGTATGGGGTCCTCATCCCTGGGCCCTGCCTGCCGCGGGGCCAGTGGCCAGCCCTCTCTGAAGCGCCAGCTGTCTGACCCTAACCATGGCTCCCTGCCAGGGCCCTACAGGTCCAATCTAGGCAAGTTGGGGGTGTCCCCATGGTCCCAgtcctcccctgccctcaacCACAATGGTGCCAGCCCCTTGACCCTGGCAGTGGGGTCACCTATGCTTGCCCGCCaacgccccctcctccccttcccccagggtgTTTCAGCCCTATCCCGGCTCCCAGAGAATGGGCTCCTGAGAAGCCAGGAGTCTAGTCCCCAACGAAGTCGCTGGGTACCTAGCACAGCCCTGGAGACAGTGGAGGAGAAGAAGGTGTCTCTGAATCAGAGCCATGGCCAGTTGGATCTCCTTGTCCCCTTCCCCAGAGCCAGAGAAGCTGGAGGCCCTGATTCTGGGGTTGACCCCAGCTTGGGCTCCTTCTGGCCTGGAGAGCAGGCTCCAGAGGACAGGCGGTTGTCCCCAAACCAGAGATATAACCAGCTGGATCTCCTGCCTCAGACCCAGGGTGCTGGGGGTACCCCTGAGTCAGGTTCCCCCAGACCTGGCAATCAAATTCCAGAGGACAAGAGGCTGTCCTCAAAGCACAGCCACAGCCAATTGGACCTCCTGGTACAGTACCCCAAGGCTGGGGGCTCCAGAGTGCCCCCTGAAGCCAACTCCTCAGCCAGGGCTGACAAGCAAAGTCTTGATGAGCGACGACAGACCCTGGGCCACAGCCAGCTGGACCTCATCACAAAGTTTGGCCCATTCCGGGGTGAGGGGCCTGGGCCCAGTGGTCTCCCCAGACCAAGCCCTGCTCGAAAGGCTGGAGTGGGCTCTGGGGATGAGAATAGGCTGACCCTGGGCCACAGCAAGCTGGACCTCATTACCAAGTATCATCAATTGCAGGGCACCAGGCAAGGACCTGACCCTGGCCTCCCTGGAGGCCCCACAGGTGGCCATCACAGTGGCAGTAGCAATGGCCTGTCAGGGGATGAGAAGCGGCTGACCTTGGGCCACAGCAAACTGGACCTCATCACTAAGTACAACAAGTCCAAGTTCAAACTTCTCCGAAGCCGCTTTGAGTCCTAGTCCTGCTCCCACCAAGGACATGTCCTTCCTCCATCTACTTGGATTCTAGATTTACTCAGGTTCCAGACCCTGGGGTTCTCCAGCAGGGCTGCATGGGGAGCAGAGGGTGTCTAGAAGCTCAAGTTAGACACTCACTGAGTTCAGAATTcttgtttacacacacacacacacacacacacacacacacacacacacgaaaacagaaaccacagtaCCTGCCATTTGCCACTGTGCTGGGTGCCTTACACAGGTTAATTCTCATCCTTCATCCTCACAACATTCTACAAGATAGACCTCTAGCAGGTATACGTTTCTAGGATCATAGGTACTATCttccctattttataaatgtggaAGCTAAGGCCCAGAGAGTTTGATGACTTGCTTGGAATCAGGTCCAAGTGGAaccagtggcagagctggggcccaAACCCGTGTCCCTAATGCTTAAGATTGTGTTTTTGCACAGACATGACACACCATTATCAACAGTTCACATGTCCCCatgcacacaaaacacacacatcacAGAGATGCCCCAAATGCCTGTATAACACACAGAACACCCTGACAGGGTTCATACCCACAAACTGAATACCCATAGACACTCAGTAAGTAAACAAAGGTCCATGTGATAAACCCAAACACTCAGAATTCTAGTtacaggtactcaataaatgtaatatggCTAAATGAGTAGCGAAACAAAATATATGCATTCAGTGCACACTGTAGACCCCTCAGAATCCACAGACAATAAATATGCACataaccacatacacacaccatatacacacacataggtaTGCACACAGCAACCAGTATCTTCTTTGGCCTAAGCTGTGTACCTACCACAGGGCTGACAAGTGAATCAGACTCAGGCCCTGGGAGATAAggataaatacataaaccaaTGGCAGGCAAGACAGAGCTGTATGTAACTCAAGGAATCAGTGGCAGGGGGTAGTGACAGTGGAGTGGTGAGGAAAGTTTCAAAGGAGGCAGACTTTGAGTCAGCCCTTGAAGGATGGGGAGGATTGGACagatggaggagaaaaggaattccTGGTAGAGGGAAGCAGGTGAAGAGAGGCCAAGGACAGGACAGGATGAGTGGGTCTGAGATGAACTGGGGAGGATAGAGAGGGTGTGGATACTCAgactctgacacacacacacacacacacacacacacacacacacacagaagcataGGCTCTGATAGGTTTTTCGTCTTTTCCTGAGCTCACCACCTGCCTGGGACAGTTTACACAATACAAATCAATAAAGGCAGACATGCTATGACCCAGCAGCAGCCTGGTGTGTCCTGAGAAAGGTGGAGTTGTGGAACTTCACGTTGAGGGCTGGGGAAGAGCCAATTGACCATTCAGGCCAATTGTGGAGGGCTCCCTGAGGGAGACGGATGTTTGCAGAAGGGCTGAGGGGAGGACAGGGCTCCAAGCCCCCTCTACCCTCATTGTGACATTCTGAGAGGCCTTGGGGCTTGTGTAGACTCTACAAAATGTAGATCAAGTTCATCTCATCCATGAGAGCAGGTCCCTTGAGTGCTACCATCTATCTCGAGGACATAGTGGTTCCTGAGTGAGTGACCAAGGACATGCATAGTGGAAGCCAGTCAGCATCCACACCACTGCCCATCTGGACCCTCCCTAAGACCCGGTTTCAttcatccttccctctctccaatACCTTCTTCAGACTGGTTTCTTCTACTTCTTGGCCACGTCTCCTTCTCCGACCTTTGTCCTGGTCTCATTTCTCCCTACTGGACGCCTCCGTGGCGTCATCCACCCCAGGCTTCAGCCCCAAATCTCAGCCCTTCACTCTTCCCTGGGCTCCAGATTTGGCCTGGACGTCTGTCCCAAACCTAACGCTCGGCATGTCACTTTCCCCACACCTACTCTTTCTCCTTAGGCTTTACTTCAGTAAATACTTCCATCATCAACTCGTCTTCTTCGAGACATCGCTGGCTCCTCCTCTCTTATGCCTCGCATCCAACCAGCCACAGGTCTCGGTCAATGGTACCTCCTAAAAAGcgcctgaataaatgaatgaaggaatgattgGATGAGAGCATGCGTGGGGCGGGGCCACGTGGGGTCCAGACCGGAACACTTGCAACCATAGACTCCTCCCAGAGGGTGGAGCTACGGTGACGGCCTGCGTAAGCGGGGGCACTCAGCTCTCCCGGAAGTCTCCCTGGGCCGAGGCGGAAACGGAAACCTACCTAGGGCCGAGTGGAGGCTGTTGAAGCGTGCGGGGGTTGCTGTCTTTTGGTGAGCGGGTGTGGAGGGACGCCGGAAGGGACAGTTCTGGGCTCCCCGCGTCTTGAGTGGTAGTCGGAGGATTCCGGGCTAGACAGTCTAGAGGGGTCCAGTGGGCGGGACCTGAGATTTGAGGGGCCAAGAGGGGCGCGGTCGCGGCGGGCCGTGAAGGGCTGAGGCCGGGAGACCCGGACCCACGGCCGGGAGAGGATTCGTTGGCCCTGAACTCCCGGTCCCGCAGCCCTTAGGCCTCATGGCGGTCCGAGCGTCTTTCGAGAACAACTGTGAGATCGGCTGCTTTGCCAAACTCACCAACACCTACTGCCTGGTGGCCATCGGAGGGTCGGAGAACTTCTACAGGTGCGGCGGGAGCTCCGGTGTCTGCTGGCAGTGTGGTGGCTGGATGGCTGAGAGGGTGCTGGGAGTCGGGGACTCAGACCCCTCAGCTCCTTAACCACTGAATCCACATCCCTACAGTGTGTTCGAGGGCGAGCTCGCCGATACCATCCCCGTGGTGCACGCGTCCATCGCTGGCTGCCGCATCATCGGGCGCATGTGTGTGGGTAAGCCAGACGCTGAGCGAGGGAGTGGATCCTCCCAGAGCCTTTAATTGTAGCCTTGGAGGGGACTTCTAGTGACCCTTGGATTTTCCGGCTTTCATCCattatctccagaaacaagagaaTCTCTCTGGCCTGTGCCGGACCCTGTTTTTAAGTGCTTTCAGATCAGGGACTATCACTGGCAAAAGCTTCTGGATCATAGGAAAACAAATAACATTAAGTGCTTTCACTCTTAAACTTGATTTCAATCCTTCTTCACGAAGACCCTGGCAGGCAGGCCTTATTGGCCTAATCTGACTAATGATGAAGTCAAGATTCAAGGATCCAAGTGACTCACCAAGTACCACACCTTCCCTCCACACCTGGGAGGGAAGATGGAAATGTCCTCTCTCCCTTGCCACTGACTCTGGGCAAGTTGCTTCCTCTTTCTGAGGATCCAGTTCTGCCTCTACAAAATGACAAGCTAAGATTCTGGGTCATCTTGTTCATTATCCATTTAAGTCTTAAATTGGCTTTACCATGTCTCTGAGTGGCATCCCTATCCCACTCCCCTACTTCTCAGCACTGTTGAGTCTGGCCATTGGTCCTTTGTTGGAGCTGGATCTGTCTCCCTTTACTGTCACCCCTTATTTCTAGTTCTGTTCATTGGGGTCATatgggagtttttgtttgttttttttttaaatcataagccTGATGACCTTAGCCTCTGAGTATTTTCTTATTCAGGCCAAACACTCTTTGGCCCTAACTATGACCTTTGGACTTGTcgcttggtgtttttttttttgttttgttttgttttgttttaatatataatggGTGTAACTCAGAGTTTAGAAGTTCAAGAGTTGTGTTCTTGTGGAGATAGGCAGAGGTTTAGTTATTGTTGTCACAATATAATTGTAGTTTGTTCATTCTTACTGTGTTTTGTGTAAATATACCACATtatattcatccattttgttgaCAGTGGGCATTAGGGTAGTTTTCAGTTCTAACATGAATAGGGTTGCTATGTCTTTTAGTGAACACATGTACATGTTTCTGTTGGATGTGTAATACCTAGGAGAGGACAGGTTGGGCACAGGGTATGCGGATATTCTATATAGTAGGTGATGCCAGATAATAATCTGAAGTGGTTGACCAATTTACACTCCTATTGGTTGTTCCATgtatctttgccagcatttggtattggcattcttttaaaaattttagccattctgataggtgtgtagtgTTACCTCAGTTTTCAAGTAGCAAAATATACAGCTAACACCAAGAGCTCCTCTTGTTAGTCCTGGTCCCTCCTGGTGGATTATGGCAAAATGGGCAGGGTGTGTTGGAACAAATTCCTGGGCTATCTCTGGCCTGCCCAATGGGACTCCTGGtcccctgggtgttgtatggatcAATGGGTTAGCGGGCTGGGGTCTGGGCCTAAAGCTTTCCTGGGGAAACTGACTGGGCTGGATTGTATCTAAAACCCCCAGAGCTTAGCAGGCTACTTGTGTATTTGTGGTCCATTCTTGCCCCATCCCCTAATTTGGATCTCTAGGGAACAGACATGGTCTCCTGGTGCCCAACAACACCACTGACCAGGAGCTGCAGCACATTCGCAACTGCCTCCCAGACTCAGTGCAGATCCGGCGGGTGGAGGAGCGGCTCTCAGCCCTGGGCAATGTCACCACTTGCAACGACTACGTGGCCTTGGTCCACCCAGACCTGGACAGGGTAAGGTAGCCCAATTTCGCCCAAGAGTCACAGGACCCGCCTAGTCAGTGGTTAGTCATTGTTCTTGCCTGTGAGGCAGGACTTAGGGGTGTCTCTTGTGGTTTCTCTTTATACTTGGGCTCTCAGATTTCAGGAATTGGGCTCTCATTGGAATAGTGATAATAGTGATAATAGAGGTGTGACCAGTGCCAGAAAGAAGCTGAGGAGGGTATTAATCCTCCAAAATCAGGGAGACTGCTCCATCCCATCCTGTAACCAGGACCAGGAGAGATGATTGACAATTGAGCTCTTGAGTGTGGGTTAGAGGGAAGAGGGTGATGTGGAGACCAGCCCCTGTCTCCTCAGGGCATGCACAGCTATTAGGGACTCCATAGCTGGTCTAGACTCTGCTCCAACCTGTActtcatgctttttctgcatgaaGCTTCCATATGCAGCTAGGTAGCAGAGGGATGAGGGGCTTAGGGAGCCAAGCCCTGGGTGGTTTTGGGTGTGGAGGGCCCCTGGTTCCTTGACCTGGAAGTTCTGGGCCCTGAGTACAGTGCCTTTGGCtaacaggaaacagaagaaatcttGGCTGATGTGCTCAAGGTGGAAGTCTTCAGACAGACAGTGGCTGACCAGGTGCTAGTAGGAAGCTACTGTGTCTTCAGCAATCAGGGAGGACTGGTACATCCCAAGACTTCAATTGAAGACCAAGATGAGCTGTCTTCTCTTCTTCAGGTCCCCCTTGTGGTAAGCATTCCTTTCTCtgatctctgtctcctcctgaGGCAGATCCTTTGCCTAGCGTTAAGGATCTGAGTTATTATCTGTCACAGTTTGCGATTGGGGATGCAGGTCAAGGAGCGGGGTTTGGGGATAGTCCTCGCCAGGGAGTGGCAGGACTGTGGCTTTTGGTGCCATGATCCACACTGAGCTCTCCCTTGGCAGGCAGGCACTGTGAACCGAGGCAGCGAGGTAATTGCCGCTGGGATGGTGGTGAATGACTGTTGTGCCTTCTGTGGCCTGGACACAaccagcacagagctgtcagtGGTGGAGAGTGTCTTCAAGCTGAACGAAGCCCAGCCTAGCACCATTGCGACCAGCATGCGGGATTCCCTCATTGACAGGTATCTGGGTCTCTCTTCTGCCTTTGGAGGGTAGAGGAGGGAGATGCCACCTAGGATGGGTCCACACTGCATTCATACCGGTAGGTCCTCGTGTGTGAGGGCACACCTGTGCATTGCTGAGCAGTCACAAGGTACAGCCAGTGAGCATTGCCTGAGTATCTGCTCATCCCCATCTTTGAAGACTCAGCTCAGTGTCACCTCTCTGGGCAAAGCTTCCCTCTGGTCTGTCTTATTTTCTCACTGACCACATTGTTTTGTAgtttgtgtgtgcttgtgtgtcgGTGTCCccagccagcagcccagagcctgagacCAAAAAGAGCTGtttgcagagggaaggaggggaagttGCTCTTAGAAACTAAGGAGACCCTAAAGGacttgttgggggtggggattgcATCAAAATCACAATCGTCTGGATTTTTGGGGGTTTAAGAAAAAAGTGGGATCTTGGGCCTAACCCTGGAGGTTCTGGGGTATGAGGCTCTggaatctctttttcctttggtggAGCAGCAGGTGCTGATATTCACCTTTTCCCATTGAGGATTCTTCTCAAGGCATGCCACACCCCAGTATCCCAGCAATCTTTATGAGGATAGAAACCTCATATGCCCATAGTAGAGCAAGTACCCAGTGACAGACCCCCTACTGACAACAGGCAAAATTACCCTCATTCTCccttcttcattcatttgttcatctgaTGTTCACTGAGCCCTGTCGATAGGGCTCCATGTAGGATAGGCAGGCAACTTAGCCCTGTGTCCTGCCTCTAGGAGCTCACAGTGTAGCCGAGAAGTTGTAGAGGCCACACATAACTCTTCACTGCCTTCAAAGAAGAGATAAAAGTTGCCTTAGGTGGCTCAGGAAGCTCCAGTGAAACACTCTGGTATCCCGGAAGGTTTTGTCGGGGGCAAATCATTTAGTCTGGGCCCAGGGGAATGAGTAGATATTTGAATATGCAGAGATGGAGTAGGAAAGCACTTCAGACAGACCCAGAGGTGGGAAAGTATGGAGAGTGTGAAAGGGCAAGGTAATATTGTCAGAGTGTCAAAGACCCTCAATTCCCATGTCAAGAAGTTTTGACTGTAGGCCTGTGATTTTGATCTTTAGTCTATGTTGGGATGCTTGTTAATGTAGATTCCTGGCATCACCCCCCCATTACCAATTCACTCTGGAGTGAGACCCAACCatgtttggtttattttaataAGTTTCTCTGGGTAATTCTGATGGGGAATCAGAATTGAGAGAGTAGTTGAAAGGGTCTCAACAGGAAAGTGGTACAGTAGTTCTGTCATTTGTTCAGTAACTTTTTTTTGAACATGCCAGCAAATCGTGATTTGGTGAATAAGATATACCCACCCTGCCCTTGTGGAACATAGAATCTTACAAAGAAGGCAGTACATACACAATCATTTAATTAAaggacaaaacaacaacaacaacaacacctttTAGcctaagaacagaaagaaatttttgCAATCTGATAATTGGTACCTACCAAGAAAACTACAGCAAATATTGTATTTAATGGTAAAACTTCAGAAACTGCTCTTAAAGTCAGGCAGAATTGCCCACAGTGACCAGTACTGGTCAGTATTTTGGTGGTTCTTGCTTATGCAGTTAGGTAAGGAACAGAAATGGATACTGGAAAGGAAGAGCCAAAACTCATTATCCTTCTTTGGTTTTGAACCTGTTGAGTTTGAGGTGCCCATGAGAGCTGATAATGAAGGTGTCAGGTAGTTGATTAGAAGTAtgtactttaggggcgcctgggtggctcagttggttaagcgtctgacttcaattcaggtcacaatctcgcggtctgtgagtttgagccccacatcgggctctgggctgatggctcagagcctggagcctgcttccgattctgtgtctccctgtctatctgtccctcccctattcatgctctgtctcaaaaataaataaatgttaaaaaaaatttttttttaaagtatgcactttagttttataattgtacatgtattttatttctcctgtaatttttcttttgttaaatgtttatttttgagagagagtgagagacagaacatgagcaggggaggggcagagagagggggacacacagattccgaagcagtctccaggctctgagctgtcagcccagagccctatgcggggcacgaactcacaaaccatgagacatgacctgagctgaagtcagacacttaactgactgagccaccgaggcgcccctgtaTACGTACTTATTACCTCCAGGAAGAATGTTCTGGCCTCATCCCTGCCACTGAGGGATTTGTGGTCTGGGCACATCCCTTCTCTTGTGAATCCCCTTACTCCCTTCTCTGATGTTTGTTGGACTTGAGTTCTGAGGCTCTGGTTTGTGATTGATAACAATGAATAAATTGAGTTGAGTGGGGAAGGAGTTACTGTTAGTTTTTAAGCATTGAGAGTTCTGACTGGATTGTGACTCAAGGAAGCAGTGTAATCTGGAAAGGGCTCTGAATGTGGCTCTTCAGGGCTGAGCTGGAACaaaggggtgagggtggaggcaAGCATCTTAAGAATAAAGGTTGGGGTATGCTCTGAGAAGCACCTACTGAcagtgttccttctctctctagccTCACCTGAGTTACCTTCCATTGCTGTTCTGCGGGTTCCTGCCTCTGGACTttggctccctctgccccacccagcCAGGCAGCCAGTTGGCAGAGAACTGACTGGGAGTGAGTGGCTGAATGCCCAGCTCTTCACCTGTGCCCATCTCCTGAATCTACAGTTACTTAAAAAATCTGCCATGTTGTGCTGTCTGTCAGGCCTTAACGGCTCCTGACTGACCACTCTCTTTCCTGTACCACCCCCATTAAAAGGCAGCCTGGCTATTCTTGAATGTGTTGTTTGGGGGCCTCCACCTGCAACCCTCCTTCCCTAGCATTGTTCTGGGGGAAAGTGggtaggatacacacacacacacacacacacacacacaccagtctcaCAATTTCCCACCCTCGTCCCGGGATCATCAGGATGGGGGTTGACCCTCCTTCCCTAGCATTGTTCTGGGGGAAAGTGggtaggatacacacacacacacacacacacacacacacacacacacacacacacacaccagtctcaCAATTTCCCACCCTCGTCCTGGGATCATCAGGATGGGGGTTGACCCTCCTTCCCTAGCATTGTTCTGGGGGAAAGTGggtaggacacacacacacacacacacacacacacacacacaccagtctcaCAATTTCCCACCCTCGTCCCGGGATCATCAGGATGGGGGTTGATGATTGTCCCAGGGCAAGAGGAGGAAGCACTCTCTACTGTAGTTCTAGCCTTTTCCATGCGACTTCAGCCTCCTACTTCTGGGGTTTAAGAGATGAGAATCTGTTCCAACTCTCCTCTAGGCCCGAATGAGGACCTGTAAGGGGTCTGGAGCACCTGGCTTCAGGGCAGTCGTGTCTTCTTTGACCAAGGTGGATGGAGATTGCTGGCCTGGCTGCCAGGTGCCATGGAGATGCTCAGAAAACTGGCAGGCGCCCTCCCTTAGCTACAGTGCCTGTGGAGCCAGGAAGCGTCTGGATGAGTCCTTTGTGGCTTGCTGGGGCGGCTCCTTCAGTCTCCTGCTGTGTGCGGGGCGGGGCCCCGGGATGTTGGAGCGGCATTGGCCAGTTACTGGTGGGTGGGGTCGGGTCCGCAACCCCGCAGCAGCGGctagggggcggggcctgcgtgCGGTGAGGTCACGACGCCGGCTCCTCCCAGCGCAAGTACGCAGGCCAGCGGAGTGCAGTCGCCGGCTCTGGGACCTTGGAGACCCGTGGCTCTCTGGCTCTCGCGGTGAGAGATGAGGGTCGGGCTGGGGCGTGGCGGGACGGCCGGGTCGCGTGCAGCTGACCCGCATCTAACGGCTTCTCTTTGCAGACGATGGGTGCTCGGCTGAGCGGCGGCCAGGGCGCCCCAGAGCCCGTgcaggcccagccccagccccaaccccaaCCCGGGGCGCCCGAGGCCCCTGAGCGGCCCCAGCCTGAACCCAGTCCCTGGGGGCCACTGGACGATGTGCGCTTCCTCATCACCTGCACCTCCTGGTACTGACTCGACACCCTCCGCAGTTACTGCCAGCTGCCAACTGTCGTTGTGCTGTTATGTTCCTCTCTTGTCGTCCTTTTCCATCCCCGGC
Protein-coding sequences here:
- the EIF6 gene encoding eukaryotic translation initiation factor 6, with the translated sequence MAVRASFENNCEIGCFAKLTNTYCLVAIGGSENFYSVFEGELADTIPVVHASIAGCRIIGRMCVGNRHGLLVPNNTTDQELQHIRNCLPDSVQIRRVEERLSALGNVTTCNDYVALVHPDLDRETEEILADVLKVEVFRQTVADQVLVGSYCVFSNQGGLVHPKTSIEDQDELSSLLQVPLVAGTVNRGSEVIAAGMVVNDCCAFCGLDTTSTELSVVESVFKLNEAQPSTIATSMRDSLIDSLT
- the FAM83C gene encoding protein FAM83C, which gives rise to MFGGLGPGDLGAQGMAGPLRGRVEELKRPWWREASPLVLQHSEAARLAADALLERGEAAYLRVISEERELPFLSALDVDYMTSHVHGGPELSEAQGLEASGPDRLSLLSEITSGTYFPMASDIDPPDLDLGWPEVPQATGFSPTQAVVHFQRDKAKNIKDLLRFLISQARTVVAVVMDIFTDMELLCDLMEASSRRGVPVYLLLAQEHLRHFLEMCYKMDLNGGHLPNMRVRSTCGDTYCSKAGRRFTGQALEKFVIIDCEQVVAGSYSFTWLCSQAHTSMVLQLRGRIVEDFDREFRCLYAESRPVEGFCGGEGPVSPRALCPPTVALGFRPSVLSPASSSPSSTSLSSIKRSPLMDHSSYLSPPGGGGCSDTGMGSSSLGPACRGASGQPSLKRQLSDPNHGSLPGPYRSNLGKLGVSPWSQSSPALNHNGASPLTLAVGSPMLARQRPLLPFPQGVSALSRLPENGLLRSQESSPQRSRWVPSTALETVEEKKVSLNQSHGQLDLLVPFPRAREAGGPDSGVDPSLGSFWPGEQAPEDRRLSPNQRYNQLDLLPQTQGAGGTPESGSPRPGNQIPEDKRLSSKHSHSQLDLLVQYPKAGGSRVPPEANSSARADKQSLDERRQTLGHSQLDLITKFGPFRGEGPGPSGLPRPSPARKAGVGSGDENRLTLGHSKLDLITKYHQLQGTRQGPDPGLPGGPTGGHHSGSSNGLSGDEKRLTLGHSKLDLITKYNKSKFKLLRSRFES
- the MMP24OS gene encoding protein MMP24OS; amino-acid sequence: MGARLSGGQGAPEPVQAQPQPQPQPGAPEAPERPQPEPSPWGPLDDVRFLITCTSWY